The DNA window GAAGCAAGTCCATTGATAATTGATAGCTGATGTTTTAGCAACTGCATCATCAATCTCTTTAACTACATTCATGTAATCCTGATTGCCTTTTGATTTAGCAAATTCCTGGAATCTTTTTTCCTGAGCTAATTTTGTTTCAATAACTTTATTATCAACGATAGCTTTATTCATTCCGATAGAGTTTTTCCAGTAGTTGCTTGAACTGGCAAATTTGCTTGCGTACTGGATACGAACTTTGTCGCTTTTAGCCATTTCTGCTCTTAATACATTCTGGCGAGCTTCGCGCACACGGATTCTTGGTGCATTCTGAGCTTCCATACGTTCTTTTACCTCAGATGCAGTAAGATAACGTGAAGTGCTTCCCGGGAAACCCATAATCATGGCATAATCTCCCTCTTCAACTCCTTTTAATGAAACACTTAAGTGCTTCTTACATTTTAAAGGAACATTCTTTTCGCTGTATTCAGCTGGTTCACCGTTAGCATCTGCATAAATACGGAACATTGAGAAGTCTCCGGTATGACGAGGCCACATCCAGTTATCTGTCTCTCCACCAAATTTACCAATGGATGAAGGAGGCGCAGCAACCATACGTACATCGCTGTATCTTTTCTTATATAATAGGTAGAACTTATTTCCTGCATAAAAAGGAAGAGCTTGAGCACTGATACCAGGTTTGCCTTTCAAGTCGCTCTTTGCTAAAAGTTCATCTGCTAATTTTGTCAGATAAGGAGTTGTATAAGAATATATTTCTGATACTTTTCCTTCCTTTACCTGAGCATTAACTATATTTGTTATGTCTTCAATTCTTTCAATGAATGTAAAAGCTAGTCCTGGAGTTGGAATTTCTTCTTTGCGGTTTTTAGCCCAGAAACCATTAGTTAAATAATCATGCTCAACAGAACTGTGCTGTTGGATAGCACCATAACCACAATGGTGATTGGTAAGAATCAATCCTTCGGAGGAGATAATCTCTCCTGTGCATCCACCGCCAAAAATACCTACAGCATCTTTGAGCGAAATACCATTCGGATTGTACACCTCATCGGCTTCCATCAGTAAGCCTTGTTTTTTCATCATTTCAATAGAATGTTGTTCCTTCATAAGCTGAAGTAACCACATACCTTCGTCCGCCTTTGCAGAAACAAATGTCAGTACTAATAGTACGAACAAAGAAGTTTTTAGTTTATTCATGCAATTTATATTTAGTATTTATTTTGAAATACAAAGATATAATTAAAT is part of the uncultured Bacteroides sp. genome and encodes:
- a CDS encoding S46 family peptidase, translating into MNKLKTSLFVLLVLTFVSAKADEGMWLLQLMKEQHSIEMMKKQGLLMEADEVYNPNGISLKDAVGIFGGGCTGEIISSEGLILTNHHCGYGAIQQHSSVEHDYLTNGFWAKNRKEEIPTPGLAFTFIERIEDITNIVNAQVKEGKVSEIYSYTTPYLTKLADELLAKSDLKGKPGISAQALPFYAGNKFYLLYKKRYSDVRMVAAPPSSIGKFGGETDNWMWPRHTGDFSMFRIYADANGEPAEYSEKNVPLKCKKHLSVSLKGVEEGDYAMIMGFPGSTSRYLTASEVKERMEAQNAPRIRVREARQNVLRAEMAKSDKVRIQYASKFASSSNYWKNSIGMNKAIVDNKVIETKLAQEKRFQEFAKSKGNQDYMNVVKEIDDAVAKTSAINYQWTCFREVFLGGIEFGTPYLLCDKLKAALKDKDKAKADSVITAMKKVFAEIHNKDYDHEVDRKVAKALLPLYAEMIPAEQRPSIYSVIEKEFKGDYNKFVDACYDNSIFANQTNFDNFVKSPSIKALDKDLMTKFVRSKYEMNSKLSDERNTVTEPLTLLHKTYVRGLGEMKEPTPSYPDANFTIRLTYGNVKSYNPKDGVHYNYFTTMKGIMEKEDPNNSEFVVPAKLKELYNNKDFGRYALKNGEMPVCFLSTNDITGGNSGSPVINGKGQLIGAAFDGNWESLSGDINFDNDLQRCICVDIRYILFIVDKLGNSKHLIDEMTIVE